The following DNA comes from Gloeocapsopsis sp. IPPAS B-1203.
AGGAAAAGCTATGAAAGCGGTAATACTGGCAGGGGGACTAGGAACGCGGATAAGTGAAGAGACAACAATCAAACCAAAACCAATGGTAGAGATTGGGGGAAAACCGATACTGTGGCACATTATGAAAACATATGCAGCACATGGAATCAACGATTTCGTGATTTGCTGCGGATACAAAGGATATGTGATTAAAGAGTACTTCGCCAACTACTTTCTACACATGTCAGACGTGACATTTGACATGAGATTCAATCAAATGAACGTGCATTGCGGCTACGCCGAACCGTGGCGAGTCACCTTAGTAGACACAGGCGAAGCCACAATGACAGGCGGACGCTTACGGCGAGTCAAAGAACACGTAGGAAACAGCACATTCTGCTTCACCTACGGAGATGGAGTCAGCAACGTCAACATCACAAGCTTAATCGAATTCCACAAACAACAAAAACTGCAAGCCACCCTGACAGCAGTCCAACCACCAGGAAGATTCGGCGCCATCTGCCTAGCAGAAGAACAAACAAAAATTACCTCATTCAAAGAAAAGCCAGGTGGAGACGGCGCGTGGATCAACGGCGGCTACTTCGTACTCGAACCAGAAGTGATCGACTACATCGGCGACGACAGCACAGTATGGGAACAAGAACCATTAGAAAAACTAGCTCATCTTGAGCAGCTATCAGCATACAAACACGATGGTTTTTGGCAGCCAATGGACACCTTAAGAGACAAAAACTACCTCGAAGAGTTGTGGAAAAAAGGCATTGCCCCCTGGAAAGTGTGGTAATTCCCATCGTCAAAACACAGCCAAACACATCAAGAAAAACAACCAAAACATGTACGACTTTGCAATCATCGGTGGCGGGATAGTCGGATTAGCAACCGCACTCGCCATTGGCAAACGCTACCCCATTGCCAAAATCGTTGTCATCGAAAAAGAAACCACAGTCGCTAGCCATCAAACCGGCAACAACAGTGGCGTGATTCACTCTGGCATTTACTACAAGCCAGGCAGTTTCAAAGCAAAATTCTGCCGCGATGGCAGTCGCTCCATGGTAGAATTCTGCTCTCAACACAACATTGCCCACGAAGTCTGCGGCAAAGTGATTGTCGCAACACATGCCGAAGAACTCCCCCGACTAGAACACCTCTATCAACGAGGACGAGAAAACGGCTTAGAGTTAGAAAAACTCACAAGTGAGCAAGTCAGAGAAATTGAACCGCACGTGCAATGCAGTGCAGGGATTCGCGTCTTTTCCACAGGCATAGTCAACTATCGCCAAGTGGCAGAAAAATACGTGGAACTTGTCACCCATCAAGGTGGTGAAGTGCAATTAGGCACCAAAGTCACCAAGCTCGAGACGC
Coding sequences within:
- the rfbF gene encoding glucose-1-phosphate cytidylyltransferase, with product MKAVILAGGLGTRISEETTIKPKPMVEIGGKPILWHIMKTYAAHGINDFVICCGYKGYVIKEYFANYFLHMSDVTFDMRFNQMNVHCGYAEPWRVTLVDTGEATMTGGRLRRVKEHVGNSTFCFTYGDGVSNVNITSLIEFHKQQKLQATLTAVQPPGRFGAICLAEEQTKITSFKEKPGGDGAWINGGYFVLEPEVIDYIGDDSTVWEQEPLEKLAHLEQLSAYKHDGFWQPMDTLRDKNYLEELWKKGIAPWKVW